From Sodalis glossinidius str. 'morsitans', the proteins below share one genomic window:
- the mdoH gene encoding glucans biosynthesis glucosyltransferase MdoH: MNNSTSTSLDYVEALPLAAEQKAGLRDRLRGQGDVTPDAVHRVLNDGAHSQGEDLAAEDAALGSVTRRLHMAWPQTARHPELLVKDSRGRTAIKAMPTIKRTTMFPEPWFTNPLVRFWGLLRGQSRAPRHKQEMAAREDGNWRIVGTVRRYILLALTLFQTAIATWYMKTILPYQGWALIDPMDMIRQDVLQSVLQLLPYVLQSGILILFAILFCWVSAGFWTALMGFWQLLIGHDKYSISASTTGYEPLNPAHRTALIMPICNEDVERVFAGLRATYESVAATGQLDHFDVYILSDSYNPDICVAEQKAWMELCEGTSGTGRIFYRRRLRRVKRKSGNIDDFCRRWGNQYAYMVILDADSVMSGHCLTNLVRLMEANPRAGIIQSAPKASGMDTLYARCQQFATRVYGPLFTAGLHFWQLGESHYWGHNAIIRVEPFIKHCALAPLPGEGSFAGSILSHDFVEAALMRRAGWGVWIAYDLPGSYEELPPNLLDELKRDRRWCHGNLMNFRLFLVKGMHPVHRAVFLTGVMSYLSAPLWFMFLALSTALQVVHTLMEPQYFLQPRQLFPVWPQWRPELAIALFSTTLLLLFLPKLLSVILIIAKGAREFGGVLRVTLSMLLEMLFSVLLAPVRMLFHTLFVVSAFLGWSVQWNSPQRDDGATPWSESFKRHGSQMLLGLVWAGGMAWLDLRFLWWLSPIVVSLILLPWVSVYSSRAGLGLKCQRAGLFLIPEEYSPPKELVATEQYLQHNRARILADGFRRAVVDPAYNALAVGMATARHGVSELVERNRQEHLTSALTLGPVKLNPAQRLAVLSDPVTLSRLHLRLWSQPEQLAAWRDSAVVKRC, from the coding sequence ATGAATAATTCTACTTCCACAAGCCTCGACTATGTCGAGGCGTTGCCGCTTGCCGCTGAGCAAAAGGCTGGCCTGCGCGACCGGTTGCGCGGGCAAGGCGATGTTACGCCCGATGCCGTGCACCGCGTCCTGAACGACGGCGCTCATTCCCAAGGTGAAGATCTAGCCGCCGAGGATGCGGCGCTGGGGTCGGTGACCCGCCGTTTGCATATGGCCTGGCCGCAAACCGCGCGCCATCCGGAGCTTTTAGTTAAAGACAGCCGCGGGCGCACGGCCATCAAGGCGATGCCGACCATCAAGCGTACTACGATGTTTCCCGAACCCTGGTTCACCAATCCGCTGGTTCGCTTCTGGGGCTTGCTGCGGGGCCAATCCCGCGCGCCGCGCCATAAGCAGGAAATGGCCGCCCGCGAAGACGGTAACTGGCGGATCGTCGGCACCGTCCGTCGCTACATATTGCTGGCGTTGACGCTTTTCCAGACCGCCATCGCCACCTGGTACATGAAAACCATCCTGCCTTACCAGGGCTGGGCGCTCATCGATCCGATGGATATGATACGTCAGGACGTGCTGCAATCGGTGCTGCAATTGCTGCCTTATGTGTTGCAAAGCGGAATACTTATCCTGTTCGCTATTTTGTTTTGCTGGGTGTCGGCCGGCTTCTGGACCGCACTGATGGGCTTTTGGCAATTGTTGATTGGCCATGATAAATACAGCATCTCCGCCAGTACCACCGGCTATGAACCGTTAAATCCGGCGCATCGTACCGCGTTGATTATGCCTATCTGTAATGAAGACGTTGAGCGGGTATTCGCCGGTCTGCGGGCGACCTATGAATCCGTCGCCGCGACCGGCCAGCTTGATCACTTCGACGTCTATATTCTGAGCGACAGTTATAATCCAGATATCTGCGTCGCCGAGCAGAAAGCCTGGATGGAGCTGTGCGAAGGAACCAGCGGCACGGGACGGATTTTCTATCGCCGTCGCCTCCGCCGGGTGAAGCGCAAAAGCGGTAATATCGACGATTTTTGCCGGCGCTGGGGTAATCAGTACGCCTATATGGTGATCCTGGACGCCGACAGCGTTATGAGCGGCCATTGCCTGACCAATCTAGTGCGGCTGATGGAAGCCAATCCGCGCGCTGGCATTATCCAGAGTGCGCCCAAAGCGTCCGGCATGGACACGCTGTATGCACGCTGCCAGCAGTTCGCGACCCGGGTTTATGGGCCGTTATTCACCGCCGGCCTGCATTTCTGGCAGTTAGGGGAATCCCATTATTGGGGACATAACGCCATCATCCGCGTCGAGCCGTTTATCAAACATTGCGCGCTGGCGCCGCTGCCCGGGGAAGGGTCCTTCGCCGGATCCATTTTATCCCATGACTTCGTTGAAGCGGCCTTGATGCGCCGGGCGGGTTGGGGCGTATGGATAGCTTACGATTTACCCGGCAGCTATGAAGAACTGCCGCCCAACCTACTTGATGAGCTTAAACGAGACCGCCGCTGGTGCCACGGTAACCTGATGAACTTTCGCCTGTTCTTGGTGAAAGGAATGCATCCCGTCCACCGCGCGGTGTTCCTGACCGGCGTCATGTCCTATTTATCGGCGCCGCTGTGGTTTATGTTTTTGGCGCTTTCGACCGCCCTGCAGGTCGTGCATACGCTGATGGAACCACAGTACTTCCTGCAGCCGCGCCAGCTCTTCCCGGTGTGGCCCCAATGGCGCCCGGAGCTGGCGATAGCGTTATTTTCCACCACGCTGCTGCTGCTGTTCCTGCCCAAACTGTTGAGCGTCATCCTCATTATCGCCAAGGGTGCGCGGGAATTCGGCGGCGTGCTGCGGGTTACCCTGTCGATGCTGCTGGAAATGCTGTTTTCCGTGTTATTGGCGCCGGTCAGGATGTTGTTCCACACCCTGTTTGTCGTCAGCGCGTTTCTCGGCTGGTCGGTTCAGTGGAATTCACCGCAGCGTGATGATGGCGCGACACCCTGGAGTGAATCCTTCAAGCGTCACGGTTCGCAAATGTTGCTGGGCCTGGTCTGGGCCGGCGGCATGGCCTGGCTGGATCTGCGTTTTCTGTGGTGGCTATCGCCTATCGTCGTGTCGCTTATCCTCTTGCCCTGGGTGTCGGTTTATTCCAGCCGGGCAGGGCTCGGGCTTAAATGCCAGCGCGCCGGTCTCTTCCTCATTCCCGAGGAATATTCACCGCCGAAAGAGCTGGTGGCCACCGAGCAATATCTGCAGCATAACCGCGCCCGTATATTGGCCGACGGTTTCCGCCGTGCGGTGGTCGATCCGGCCTATAATGCGCTAGCCGTTGGTATGGCGACCGCACGTCATGGGGTATCAGAACTCGTGGAGCGCAACCGTCAGGAGCATTTAACCTCTGCGCTGACATTGGGACCGGTAAAACTTAATCCTGCCCAGCGTCTGGCTGTATTAAGCGATCCCGTTACGCTGTCTCGCCTACATTTGCGGTTGTGGTCACAGCCGGAGCAATTGGCCGCCTGGCGCGACTCCGCCGTCGTCAAGCGGTGCTGA